The Schaalia dentiphila ATCC 17982 sequence AATTTCCCCCGTTTGGTGGTGGTGAGGCCGCAACGTGAGGTGGTGTGCTCGCCAAAGTGCAGACCCATTGGGTCACAACAGCCAAAAATAGGCCGTTTTGGATGAATGGGTCTGTACTTTGGCGGATTCGGTGTCACTCTCGGTGTGCTGCTCGCACACGAACCCCTCAACGTGCGCGTTAACCCGTTGATACGCACGTAAACCCCTAGATGTGCACCTGGGCGGGGCTGCCTACGTGCATGTCATCGGGCCCGCGTGCGGGTAAGAGGGCCCGGGTGCATGTCATCGGGCCCGCGTGCGGGTAAGAGGGCCCGGGTGCATGTCATCGGGCCCGCGTGCGGGTAAGAGGGCCCAGGCGCAGGTCATCGGGCCCACGTGCGCAGGACGCGTTCACAGAAACAGAAGCGGGGCCTGACGACTCGCAGGCATCCCGACGCCCTCTATCTATATGCCCAGGGAGACGACGGAGGCAAGACCCCGAAGGGTCCCACCTCTCGTTGCACGCGGTGGCCGCGCCGTCGGCGCTGACAAGTCACGCTACCAGCAACACGCAGTGTCCTATAACCCCGCATCCGTGACATCGCTCGGGCCGAATGCGCTCAGTGCACGAAACCCGCCAGCACATACTCGAAGGGGCCGGCCATAAGGCCGACCCCTTCGAGTATCCCATCAACACAGTGCAAGTCTTCTGATGCGCTCCCTTTCTCGGCTCACCCTTTGTGGGTGTCGCCCTTGGCTTGATGACTATTAGTGTACGGACCCCACCTGTGGGAACCATTGAACGAACCTGGCAATTTCCTGTGAATTTTTCACCGCTCGGGTCCGGCGCGCGCCCGAGCACTCACATTCGTTGAATAACCGGCGATTCTTACTGGCTGCGTGAGGACCACCAGGCAGTCGAGATCACGCACCTCGCAGGATTGAACGCCCACGCCATTCGCCTCAGCAACGGCGAAGGCCGCCCCGCATGGCCGCTCCCCCACGTCCTCCCAGCCGGCCGTTGCTGACTGCTCTGCCCCGGCCAGAGCCGCCAGGTCGGCGACGGCCTGCAGGCGCACCCGCTCGCGGTGGGCGACGCCAACACCGCCAAGGACCACCACAAGCACAAGGGCCAGGACGATGAGCCCCACGGAATTGATGGTCCCCGACCCTTCCTCGTCGGAACGGTCGCCGGCACGCCCATACACGACAGGCTCACCTCGGTACACAGCCGCCACCCTACCTCGTGATCGCAGCGTCACGGCAGGTCCCCCTCGTCGATGGTGGTCACCGAGCATCGGGCGATGCCCCCGACCCAGCCGGCTGCCCCTCGGTAGGGGGCGGTGCCGGTGACGCTCACCCACCCGCCGGTGCGTGTCACCTCGTAGGATCCGGGCGGGTAGGAGGCCGAGGCCGCTCCCTGCGGGTCGGTCTGCCCGATGGAGGCGGCCCGCGCGCCCTCGCGCACCGCCTGACACAGGGATGTTCCGGTCATCCCCGCCTGAGCAGCAGCGACGATGACACCGACGACGAGGGTGACGGCGACGAAACCGATGGCGTGTTCGACGGTGACGTATCCGTTCTCGTCGCTGTTCATCGGGTGTTGAGCGCCTCCTGAATGATGGATTCGAGGGCGGCTCGCACCGTGTCCGATTTGAGGATTACGATGAGCAGGCCCGCGAATCCGGCGGCTGCGATGGTGCCGATCGCGTACTCGACGGTGGTCGCGCCCTCCTCGGGGTCGCGCCCCTCGGTGGGCTCGGCCGTGGTCCGGGGCCGCAGGGCCCGAACTCCCTCCTGCACGGCCGCCATCGCGATGAGCTGAGCGCGCGTGGCTGCGCAGTCGATTCTGTCGATGATCGTCATTGATCTGTCCTTTCTTCCGTTGCGCGCGGTCGCGCGCAGGGCCAGTGTGCGCGGGACCGTCCCACGTTTCCAGGCGGATTCGCACCCCTGTGGATAACCAACGAGGCCCCGCAACCCCTGTGGATAACCCGCCTACACGCCGATTCCTCCCACGAGATGCGCAAGCAGGGGTGCGATACCCAGGGACAGGAAGGCGGGCAGGAAGAAGACGCCGAGCGGACCGACAAGGCGGACGCTCAGCTCCTCGGCCTGCGC is a genomic window containing:
- a CDS encoding Rv3654c family TadE-like protein, with amino-acid sequence MYGRAGDRSDEEGSGTINSVGLIVLALVLVVVLGGVGVAHRERVRLQAVADLAALAGAEQSATAGWEDVGERPCGAAFAVAEANGVGVQSCEVRDLDCLVVLTQPVRIAGYSTNVSARARAGPER
- a CDS encoding TadE/TadG family type IV pilus assembly protein, whose amino-acid sequence is MNSDENGYVTVEHAIGFVAVTLVVGVIVAAAQAGMTGTSLCQAVREGARAASIGQTDPQGAASASYPPGSYEVTRTGGWVSVTGTAPYRGAAGWVGGIARCSVTTIDEGDLP
- a CDS encoding DUF4244 domain-containing protein; its protein translation is MTIIDRIDCAATRAQLIAMAAVQEGVRALRPRTTAEPTEGRDPEEGATTVEYAIGTIAAAGFAGLLIVILKSDTVRAALESIIQEALNTR